In the Ornithinimicrobium pratense genome, ACCATCTCCCGGGCCTCGCTGGTGGGGGCGGCGAGGCTGGGGTGCAGGTCCTCGGTGTCGTTGAGGAAGTCGGCCAGGGCGACCGCCCCGGCCCCGTCCCCCGTCCAGATGAACTCGGAGAGCTGCTCCGCGTAGCCGTCCGGGAGCCGGTCGGCACGGGCCGCCGTCTGCAACGCCGTCCGCAAGCTGGTGATGATCACCCCGTGTCGCCGGGCGTAGTCGATCTCCGCCTGGCCCGGGCGCTGGACGCTGAAGTCCACGCTCTCCAGATAGGTGGCGAGCTCCTCCGGGGACAGCTCGGCCAGGAGCGCCTCGGCGAAGTAGGGGTCCGAGGCGTTCTCGGCGAGCCTTTCGACCAGGCCCTCCGTGTGCGGCCCCTCCCGCAGCTCCTCGGCCAGCTCGCGGGCCAGCAGCCGGGCCTCCTCCGGTGTCAGGTCCGAGAGCAGCGACTCGTCGATCTCGACCATGAGCGAGGCGCCCGGACTGCTCGCCGCGACCTGCTCGGCGAGCGCCAGCCGTCGCCGCAGGTCCGGACCCTGCTCCTCCAACCAGGTGGCTGCCGACAGCATGGGGGTGGCCACGGAGGCCGAGGCGGAGGCCTGGCTGAGCAGCCCGGTGAGGGTCTGATGATTGGTGAACGCGGACGTCATGGTCCCGTCCACGTCGGAGATCAACCGGCGCATGGCGGGGATGTCGATCTGCACCAGCCCCATCAGATCGGCCCGTTCGCCGGGATCCGGGCAGGCGTCGAGGCCCACTCGGCCTCGATCGCGGCCACCGTGCCGCTTGCCGCTCTCTGGATGTCTTGCCGCGCCAGGGTGATCCCTTCTTCGAAGGTGCGCGCGGTGCTCGACACCCACGCGCCGCCCTCGAGCGCCGATCGGGCGGCCTCCAGCACGGTCGCGACCGCAGACTCCACCTCGCCCGCCCGGTCGGCCAACGCGCGCAGCTCCGCCTTGCGCGGATTGACGATCTCCGGACCGGACATGGTGGTCACTCCTCCCCCTCAGGTGTCCGTCAGGCTAGCGGCTCATGCTCCGAGGAGCCAACGTCACACGGTCGCCGCGAGCTGACCGCAGGCGCCGTCGATCTCCGAGCCTCGGGTGTCGCGGACGGTCGTGGGTATGCCGTGCGCGAGCAGCCGCTCGACGAACTGCTGCTCCACGCCGCGCCTCGAGGCCGTCCACTTCGACCCCGGCGTGGGGTTGAGCGGGATCGGGTTGACGTGCACCCAGCCCCGGCCGCGGGCGTTGAGCTTCTCCCCCAGCAGGTCGGCCCGCCAGGCGTGGTCGTTGATGTCCCGGATGAGGGCGTACTCGATGGACACGCGCCGACCGGTGGTGTCGAAGTAGCGGCGCGCGGCGTCCAGCGCCTCGTCGACCTTCCACCGGGTGTTGATCGGCACCAACTCATCGCGCAGCTCGTCGTCGGGGGCGTGCAGGGACAGCGCCAGGGTGACCGGGACGCCCTCCTGACCCAGCTTGTCGATCGCCGGGACCAGCCCGACGGTGGACATCGTCACGCCGCGCGCCGACATGCCCAGGCCCTCAGGCGAGGGATCGACCAGGCGGCGGATAGCGCCGATGGCCGCCTTGTAGTTGGCCAGCGCCTCACCCATCCCCATGAAGACCACGTTGGAGACCCGAAGGGCCTCGCGGGCGTCACCCGCGCCGTCCAGCTGCCCGTCCTGCTGCTCGGGAGGGGCGCCCAGCTCCCCTGCCGGGTCCGTGTCCTCGCCGGGCGCGGCGGCCAGGTCACCGTGCCGCAGCGCCCGGGCGGCGGCGACGACCTGCTCGACGATCTCGGCGGTGGACAGGTTGCGGGTCAGCCCAGCCTGGCCGGTCGCGCAGAAGGGGCAGTTCATCCCGCAGCCGGCCTGGCTGGAGATGCACATCGTCACCCGGCCGGGGTAGCGCATCAGCACCGACTCCACCATCGCGCCGTCGTGCAGCCGGTGCACCTGCTTCAGGGTGGCCCCGTCGTCCGCGGTCAGGGTGCGTACCGGGGTCAGCAGGCTGGGCAGCAGCCCGGAGACCAGCTCCTCGCGCCCGGCCTTGGGCAGGTCGGTCATCTGGGCGGGGTCAGAGACGAGGCGCTCGAAGTAGTGCCGGCTGACCTGGTCGGCCCGGAAGCCGGGGATGCCCAGCTCCTGGGCCCAGGCCTTGCGTCCGGCGAGGTCCAGGTCGGCCAGGTGCTGGGGCGCCTTGCCCCGCCGGGGCGCGGTGAAAGTCAGCGCGCCGGGCGCGGGACGGGCGCTGCTGGGGGTCGGCAGGTCGGTAGTCATCACCGCCCATTCTCTCAGACCAGCACGTGCAGCAGTGCCCAGCAGACGGTGGCGGTGATGAGCAGGGAGTCCAGCCGGTCCATGATCCCGCCGTGGCCGGGCAGCAGGCTGCCCATGTCCTTGATGCCCAGGTCGCGCTTGATCGCCGACTCCGACAAGTCACCGATGGTGGCGAAGACGGCGGCGAACGCCCCCACGCTCAACCCGGCCCACCAGGCACCGTCCAGCAGCAGCACGACGCAGACGGCGCCGACCACCGCGCTGGTGCCCACGGACCCGGCGAAACCCTCCCAGGACTTCTTCGGCGACAACGACGGCGCCATGGGGGTCCGGCCCTTGAACACCCCCACGGCATACCCGCCGGTGTCGGAGGCGACGGTGACCAGGATGAAGGTGACGATGCGCCCGACGCCGTCGGGTTCGGCGAGCATGAGCGAGGTGATCGCCGCGAGCAGGGGCACGTAGGCGATGATGAAGACTCCGCCGGCGATGTCGCGCACAGCACCTTCGGGCGGGCCGACCGCGCGCCACACCAGCACCAGCGCAGCTGCCGTCACGAAGCCTAGGCCAAGCGCGTCCGCACCGCCCCAGAACGCGAGCGGCACCAGCGCCACCGACAGCAGCAGCGGCGGCAGGGGCGGGTGCACACGGCCGTTGCGGATCGCGGCGGCCAGTTCCCAGACCCCGATGAGGGAGGCGGCGGTCACCACCAGGACAAAGGCCGGCTTCCAGAAGACCAGGCTGGCCCCGATGAGGAGCAGCAGCACCACCGCGACTCCGATCGCCGCCGGCAGGTTGCGCCCGGCACGGGGGGTTCGGGCGGGGGGTGGGTCGGCGGCCACGGTGGCCGGACTGGAGACCGCGGGGGCAGGACGGGAGGCCGGTGGCACGTGCGCCACCGGCCCCTGGGTCTGGTCGTCCGTCATGCCCGGACCCTCGCCACCGGGAGGAGCTGCTCAGACCTCGAGCAGCTCGGTCTCCTTGCTCTTGAGGATCTCATCGATCGTGTCCACGCGGCTCTTGGTCAGCGCCTCGAGCTCCTTCTCCGCGCGGGTGCCCTCGTCCTCGCCGATCTCGCCGTCCTTGACCGCCTTGTCGATCTGGTCCTTGGCGTGCCGGCGCACGTGCCGCACCGAGATCTTGGCGTCCTCCCCCTTGCTGTGTGCGAGCTTGATGTACTCCCTGCGCCGTTCCTCGGTCAGCTGCGGCATCACGATCCGGATCGCGTTGCCGTCATTGCTGGGGTTGGCACCCAGGTCGGAGTCGCGCAGCGTCTTCTCGATCTCGCGCAGCGAGCCCTTGTCGTAGGGCGTGATGAGCAGGGTGCGCGCGTCCTGGACGGTGAAGCTGGCCAGTTGCTGCAGCGGGGTGGCCGCACCGTAATAGTCGACCTCGAGCCTGCTGAACATGCCGGGGTGGGCGCGGCCGGTGCGGATCGAGGACATGTCGTCGCGCGCCACCTCCAGCGCCTTGTCCATCTTCTCCTCGGCCTCCATGAGGGCCATCTCGACGACCTCGGACATGGGTGGTGCTCCTTCGTGGGTATGCGGTCCTGCAGGGTCTGCGTGCTGGGCGCCGGTCGAGACCGGTGGTGGGTCCGTGTCGCCCGCCGGGTCTGCGTCCTGGACGCCGGCTGATCAGTTGGCGGTGACCAACGTTCCGATCTTCTCACCCTTGATCGCCTGGGTGATCGAGTCCTCGCCGTCGATGCCGAAGACCAGCATGGGCAGTTCGTTGTCCATGCACAGGCTGAAGGCCGCGGCGTCCACCACGCGCAGATTGCTGGTCAGCGCCTCGCTGAAGGTGAGCTTGTCGAGCTTCACCGCCTGCGGGTCGGTGCGCGGGTCGCCGGTGTACACACCATCCACCCCGTGCTTGCTCATCAGGACCGCATTGCACTTGATCTCCAGGGCACGCTGGGCCGAGACGGTGTCGGTGGAGAAGTACGGCATACCGGCGCCGGCGCCGAAGATGACCACTCTCCCCTTCTCCAGGTGCCGGATCGCCTTGCGCGGGATGTAGGGCTCGGCGACCTGACCCATGGTGATAGCGGTCTGGACGCGGGTGTCCACGCCCTCCTTCTCCAGGAAGTCCTGCAACGCCAGGCAGTTCATCACGGTGCCCAGCATGCCCATGTAGTCGGCGCGCGAGCGCTCCATGCCCCGCTGCTGCAGCTGGGCGCCGCGGAAGAAATTGCCGCCGCCCATGACGACAGCCACCTGGACCCCTTCCCGGTGCGCCTGGGCGATCTGGTGGGCAATCCCCTTGACGACGTCCGGGTCCACCCCCACCTTGCCACCGCCGAAGGCCTCACCCGACAGCTTGAGCAGCACCCGGCGCCGGGAGTGCGGCGTGTCCTTGGCCGGGGGTGAGGTCGGGGAGTGCAGGGCGGCGGGCGCGGGCGCGGTCGAGGTCATGCTGGGGGCCTCCAGGTGGGGGTGCGGTCCTTCGATCCTGCCACACACCGCGCCGCGGACGGTCATCGCAGGACCGCTCGGGTGCGGGGTCGGGACCGCCCACCGGCATGCGGCAGGGCCCGCCCCAGCCGAGGCTGCGACGGGCCCTGCCGGCCCTGCTATCGAAGGTGCGGTGCGCTCAGACGCCGACCTTGAACCGGGCGAACCCGGTCACCTGGGTGCCGGCCTCCTTGGCGACCTGGCCGACGGACTTCTTGGCGTCCTTGGCGAACGCCTGGTCCAGCAGCACGTTCTCCTTGAAGAAGCCGTTGACTCGGCCCTCGACGATCTTGGACAGCGCCTGCTCGGGCTTGCCTTCCTCGCGGGCGGTCTCCTCGGCGATGCGCCGCTCGTTCGCGACGGTCTCGGCGTCGATGTCGTCGCGGCTCAGCACGGTGGGGGCGAAGGCCGCCACGTGCATCGCGATGTCGCGGGCCACCTGCTCGTCGCCACCGGTGGTAGCCACCAGGACGCCGATCTGCGCGGGCAGGTCGGGGTTGGTCTTGTGCAGGTAGGACACGACCTGGTCGCCGGTGACGCGGGCGACCCGGCGGATCTCGATCTTCTCGCCGAGCCCGGCGTTGGCCTCGTCGATGACGTCCTTGACCGACGTGCCGTCGATCTGCGAGGCCAGCAGGGAGTCGGCGTCGGTAGCCTCGGCCTGGACGGCCTGGGCCAGCAGCTGGTCGGCCAGCTCGCCGAACTTCGGGCTCTTGGCCACGAAGTCGGTCTCGCAGTTGACCTCGACCAGGGTGCCGGCGCCACCGTCGATGTGCGCCCGGACCAGGCCGTTGGAGGCCGAGCGGCCCTCACGCTTGGTGACGCCCTTGAGGCCCTTGACGCGCAGGATCTCGGTGGCCTTGGCCAGGTCGCCCTCGGCCTCGTCGAGAGCCTTCTTGACGTCCATCATCCCGGCGCCAGTGGCCTCGCGCAGGGTCTTGATGTCAGCAGCGGTGTAGTTCGCAGCCATGTGTGGTGTCTCGCTCCTTGGGGGTGAGGCTAATGGTCAGGACTGGGTCGGCTCG is a window encoding:
- a CDS encoding efflux RND transporter permease subunit, coding for MTTMSGPEIVNPRKAELRALADRAGEVESAVATVLEAARSALEGGAWVSSTARTFEEGITLARQDIQRAASGTVAAIEAEWASTPARIPANGPI
- the rlmN gene encoding 23S rRNA (adenine(2503)-C(2))-methyltransferase RlmN, which translates into the protein MTTDLPTPSSARPAPGALTFTAPRRGKAPQHLADLDLAGRKAWAQELGIPGFRADQVSRHYFERLVSDPAQMTDLPKAGREELVSGLLPSLLTPVRTLTADDGATLKQVHRLHDGAMVESVLMRYPGRVTMCISSQAGCGMNCPFCATGQAGLTRNLSTAEIVEQVVAAARALRHGDLAAAPGEDTDPAGELGAPPEQQDGQLDGAGDAREALRVSNVVFMGMGEALANYKAAIGAIRRLVDPSPEGLGMSARGVTMSTVGLVPAIDKLGQEGVPVTLALSLHAPDDELRDELVPINTRWKVDEALDAARRYFDTTGRRVSIEYALIRDINDHAWRADLLGEKLNARGRGWVHVNPIPLNPTPGSKWTASRRGVEQQFVERLLAHGIPTTVRDTRGSEIDGACGQLAATV
- a CDS encoding phosphatidate cytidylyltransferase translates to MTDDQTQGPVAHVPPASRPAPAVSSPATVAADPPPARTPRAGRNLPAAIGVAVVLLLLIGASLVFWKPAFVLVVTAASLIGVWELAAAIRNGRVHPPLPPLLLSVALVPLAFWGGADALGLGFVTAAALVLVWRAVGPPEGAVRDIAGGVFIIAYVPLLAAITSLMLAEPDGVGRIVTFILVTVASDTGGYAVGVFKGRTPMAPSLSPKKSWEGFAGSVGTSAVVGAVCVVLLLDGAWWAGLSVGAFAAVFATIGDLSESAIKRDLGIKDMGSLLPGHGGIMDRLDSLLITATVCWALLHVLV
- the frr gene encoding ribosome recycling factor: MSEVVEMALMEAEEKMDKALEVARDDMSSIRTGRAHPGMFSRLEVDYYGAATPLQQLASFTVQDARTLLITPYDKGSLREIEKTLRDSDLGANPSNDGNAIRIVMPQLTEERRREYIKLAHSKGEDAKISVRHVRRHAKDQIDKAVKDGEIGEDEGTRAEKELEALTKSRVDTIDEILKSKETELLEV
- the pyrH gene encoding UMP kinase — translated: MTSTAPAPAALHSPTSPPAKDTPHSRRRVLLKLSGEAFGGGKVGVDPDVVKGIAHQIAQAHREGVQVAVVMGGGNFFRGAQLQQRGMERSRADYMGMLGTVMNCLALQDFLEKEGVDTRVQTAITMGQVAEPYIPRKAIRHLEKGRVVIFGAGAGMPYFSTDTVSAQRALEIKCNAVLMSKHGVDGVYTGDPRTDPQAVKLDKLTFSEALTSNLRVVDAAAFSLCMDNELPMLVFGIDGEDSITQAIKGEKIGTLVTAN
- the tsf gene encoding translation elongation factor Ts; this encodes MAANYTAADIKTLREATGAGMMDVKKALDEAEGDLAKATEILRVKGLKGVTKREGRSASNGLVRAHIDGGAGTLVEVNCETDFVAKSPKFGELADQLLAQAVQAEATDADSLLASQIDGTSVKDVIDEANAGLGEKIEIRRVARVTGDQVVSYLHKTNPDLPAQIGVLVATTGGDEQVARDIAMHVAAFAPTVLSRDDIDAETVANERRIAEETAREEGKPEQALSKIVEGRVNGFFKENVLLDQAFAKDAKKSVGQVAKEAGTQVTGFARFKVGV